From the genome of Streptococcus lutetiensis, one region includes:
- the sufB gene encoding Fe-S cluster assembly protein SufB, with protein MTKNRDYDYGFHDDLTPTYSTGKGLTEEIVRNISAYKHEPKWMLDYRLKSLELFYKLPMPDFGPDLSGIDFDDVIYFQKLANKKVNDWDDVPDKIKETFERLGIPQAERDYLSGAVAQYESEVVYHNMKEEFQKQGIIFTDTDTALQEFPDLFKEYFGKIVSNSEHKFAALNGAVWSGGTFIYVPKGVQCDIPVQTYFRINGENAGQFERSLIIVDEGASIQYIEGCTAPNYTTNSLHAATVEIIVKRDASFRYTTMQNWSDNVYNLVTERGKVEENGMLDWIDGNLGSKVNMKYPCSILDGPHAKTSVLSMAFANYGQHLDAGCKVYHNAPHTSSTLISKSVAKDGGKTDYRGSVYFGKHSEGSKSHIECDTILMDDLSSSDTIPFNEIHNSNVSLEHEAKVSKVSEEQLYYMMSRGISEEEATAMIVNGFMEPITKELPMEYAVEMNSLITMSMEDSIG; from the coding sequence ATGACCAAAAATAGAGATTACGATTATGGTTTTCACGATGATCTTACCCCGACTTATTCGACGGGTAAGGGTCTAACAGAAGAAATCGTGCGAAACATATCTGCTTACAAGCATGAACCCAAATGGATGCTTGATTATCGTTTGAAGAGCTTGGAGTTGTTTTATAAACTTCCCATGCCAGATTTTGGACCTGATTTGTCTGGAATTGACTTTGATGATGTCATTTATTTCCAAAAGCTAGCGAATAAGAAGGTTAATGACTGGGATGATGTTCCTGATAAGATTAAAGAAACTTTTGAGCGTTTGGGGATTCCACAAGCTGAACGTGATTACCTTTCTGGTGCTGTAGCTCAGTACGAGTCTGAAGTGGTTTATCATAATATGAAAGAAGAGTTCCAAAAACAAGGAATTATCTTTACCGATACTGACACAGCTTTGCAAGAATTTCCAGACTTATTTAAGGAGTATTTTGGAAAAATTGTCTCAAATAGTGAGCATAAATTTGCCGCTTTAAATGGTGCTGTTTGGTCAGGTGGAACTTTTATTTACGTGCCAAAGGGCGTGCAATGTGATATTCCAGTACAGACTTATTTCCGCATTAATGGTGAAAATGCAGGGCAATTTGAACGTAGTTTGATTATTGTCGATGAAGGAGCTTCAATTCAATATATTGAAGGTTGTACTGCTCCCAATTACACAACCAATAGCCTTCACGCAGCAACGGTAGAAATTATTGTCAAACGTGATGCTAGTTTTCGTTACACGACTATGCAGAATTGGTCTGACAATGTTTATAATCTGGTAACTGAACGTGGTAAGGTCGAAGAAAACGGCATGTTAGATTGGATTGATGGTAACCTCGGAAGTAAGGTCAATATGAAATACCCTTGTTCGATTTTAGATGGTCCACACGCCAAAACGTCAGTGCTTTCCATGGCATTTGCCAATTATGGTCAACATCTAGATGCTGGCTGTAAAGTTTATCACAATGCTCCACATACCTCATCAACCTTGATTTCAAAATCAGTGGCTAAGGATGGTGGAAAGACTGACTATCGTGGTTCAGTTTACTTTGGCAAGCATAGTGAAGGCTCAAAATCACACATTGAATGTGATACGATTTTAATGGATGACTTATCAAGCTCAGATACTATTCCATTTAATGAAATTCATAATTCAAATGTGTCTTTGGAACATGAAGCTAAGGTTTCAAAAGTTTCTGAAGAACAACTTTACTACATGATGAGCCGAGGAATTTCTGAAGAAGAAGCAACAGCTATGATTGTTAATGGCTTTATGGAACCAATCACCAAAGAACTTCCAATGGAATATGCCGTCGAAATGAATAGTTTGATTACTATGAGTATGGAAGATTCTATCGGGTAA
- a CDS encoding flavodoxin produces the protein MALVKIVYASMTGNTEEIADIVGNKFEELGHTVEVDECTTVDAADFEDADVAIVASYTYGDGELPDEIVDFYEDLADVDLTDKIFGVVGSGDTFYDYFCKAVDEFEAQFALTGATKGTDSVKVDLSAEDEDIANLEAFAETISEKVN, from the coding sequence ATGGCTTTAGTTAAGATTGTCTATGCCAGCATGACAGGAAATACTGAAGAAATTGCTGACATTGTTGGAAATAAGTTCGAAGAACTTGGACACACTGTCGAAGTAGACGAATGTACAACAGTTGACGCAGCTGATTTTGAAGATGCTGATGTTGCGATTGTTGCATCATACACATACGGAGATGGCGAATTGCCAGATGAAATCGTTGATTTTTACGAAGATCTTGCAGATGTTGATTTGACAGATAAAATCTTCGGTGTTGTCGGATCTGGTGATACTTTCTACGATTACTTCTGTAAAGCAGTTGACGAATTTGAAGCACAATTTGCCTTGACTGGTGCAACAAAAGGTACGGATTCAGTTAAAGTTGACTTATCTGCAGAAGATGAAGATATTGCAAATCTAGAAGCTTTCGCAGAAACTATTTCTGAAAAAGTAAACTAA
- the add gene encoding adenosine deaminase — protein sequence MDTTTLKELAKTELHCHLDGSISLETIRQLADMADIAVPAADEDLKDLVTAPAEAESLMDYLKAFDFVRPLLQTKEALHLAAYDVARQAAQENVIYTEIRFAPEFSMDEGLTASETVEAVLSGLKQAEADFGIAAKVLVCGMKQSPAHVTRDIFDHVVQLADKGLAGFDFAGNELDFPPAELEAIIKHTQELGLPLTFHAGECGCAHYIADTIALGIKRIGHTTAIYDQPELIQEFVKKGVTAELCLTSNLQTKAAKSLAEFPFLVLKNAGAKITINTDNRTVSDTSLTREYALFAKYFGVGVDDFLTFNKNAIQASFTTEAQKADLLSKIDNLYKTFL from the coding sequence TTGGATACAACAACATTAAAAGAATTGGCAAAAACAGAACTTCATTGTCACTTGGATGGTTCCATCTCACTAGAGACAATTCGTCAATTAGCAGATATGGCAGATATTGCTGTTCCAGCAGCAGATGAAGATTTAAAGGACTTAGTTACCGCACCTGCTGAGGCAGAAAGCTTGATGGATTATTTAAAAGCGTTTGATTTTGTCCGTCCGCTTTTGCAGACGAAAGAAGCTCTACATTTGGCTGCTTATGATGTTGCTAGACAAGCTGCGCAGGAAAATGTCATTTATACTGAAATTCGCTTTGCACCTGAATTTTCAATGGATGAAGGATTGACAGCTTCTGAGACCGTTGAAGCAGTTCTGTCAGGTCTTAAGCAGGCAGAAGCAGATTTTGGCATTGCGGCTAAGGTTCTTGTCTGTGGCATGAAACAATCACCTGCACATGTGACACGTGATATTTTTGACCATGTCGTCCAGTTAGCTGATAAAGGATTAGCTGGTTTTGATTTTGCAGGAAATGAACTAGATTTTCCACCTGCAGAATTAGAGGCTATCATTAAGCATACTCAGGAGTTAGGGCTTCCTTTGACATTTCACGCTGGTGAATGTGGTTGCGCTCATTACATTGCGGATACCATTGCTCTTGGTATCAAGCGTATCGGACATACCACGGCCATTTATGATCAACCTGAATTGATTCAAGAATTTGTCAAAAAAGGGGTAACAGCTGAGCTATGCTTGACAAGCAATCTCCAAACCAAAGCTGCGAAATCTTTAGCTGAGTTTCCTTTTCTTGTTTTGAAAAATGCTGGCGCTAAGATTACCATTAACACTGATAACCGTACGGTTTCTGACACCAGCCTAACAAGAGAATACGCGCTCTTTGCTAAATATTTTGGTGTTGGAGTTGATGATTTCCTAACATTTAATAAAAATGCTATTCAAGCATCGTTTACAACAGAAGCTCAAAAAGCTGATTTATTATCGAAAATTGACAATTTATATAAAACATTTCTGTAA
- a CDS encoding DHH family phosphoesterase: MNTFEEIFEKIKAYDTIIIHRHQRPDPDALGSQAGLRELIKHNFPTKKVLATGFDEPTLAWITTMDEVSDSDYDGALVIVTDTANTPRIDDERYTKGDCLIKIDHHPNEDVYGDLLYVNTNASSASEIISDFAFSTGLALSSESARLLYSGIVGDTGRFLYPATSSKTFMIASKLREYDFDFSSLARQMDSISFKIAKLQGFVYDNLEVDDNGAARVVLTQETMKKYNVTEAETSAIVGAPGRIDCVQSWAIFVEQADGNYRVRLRSKTQVINEIAKRHNGGGHPLASGANSYSLEENEQIYQEIKDLLASKN, translated from the coding sequence ATGAATACATTTGAAGAAATTTTCGAAAAGATAAAAGCTTACGATACCATTATCATTCACCGTCATCAACGTCCTGATCCTGATGCACTAGGTAGCCAAGCTGGTTTGCGTGAACTCATCAAGCACAATTTTCCAACTAAAAAAGTTTTAGCAACTGGTTTTGATGAGCCAACTCTTGCATGGATTACAACAATGGATGAAGTCTCTGACAGCGACTATGATGGGGCTTTGGTCATTGTCACTGACACAGCAAACACTCCACGTATCGACGATGAGCGCTACACAAAAGGCGATTGCCTCATTAAGATTGACCACCACCCTAACGAAGATGTTTATGGTGACCTCTTGTATGTCAATACTAACGCCTCAAGTGCCAGCGAAATCATCTCTGACTTTGCTTTCTCTACTGGCTTAGCCCTTTCTAGCGAATCTGCCCGCTTGCTTTACTCAGGTATTGTCGGAGACACCGGACGTTTCTTATACCCAGCTACAAGCAGCAAAACATTCATGATTGCAAGTAAACTTCGTGAATATGACTTTGATTTTTCAAGTCTAGCTCGCCAAATGGACTCTATTTCATTTAAAATTGCGAAACTTCAAGGCTTTGTCTATGATAACTTAGAAGTTGATGATAATGGGGCTGCGCGTGTGGTGTTGACGCAAGAAACTATGAAAAAATACAATGTCACTGAAGCTGAAACTTCTGCTATTGTTGGAGCTCCAGGTCGTATCGATTGTGTTCAATCTTGGGCAATTTTCGTTGAACAAGCTGACGGTAACTACCGTGTTCGCTTGCGTAGTAAAACACAAGTCATCAACGAGATTGCTAAACGTCACAACGGAGGAGGTCACCCACTTGCCAGCGGAGCCAATTCTTACAGCCTTGAAGAAAACGAGCAAATCTATCAAGAAATCAAAGATTTACTAGCCTCAAAAAACTAA
- a CDS encoding type B 50S ribosomal protein L31: protein MKQNIHPEYRPVVFMDTTTGYKFLSGSTKASNETVEFEGATYPLVRVEISSDSHPFYTGRQKFTQADGRVDRFNKKYGFTK from the coding sequence ATGAAACAAAATATCCACCCAGAATACCGTCCAGTAGTATTCATGGACACAACTACTGGTTACAAATTCCTTAGCGGTTCTACAAAAGCTTCTAACGAAACTGTAGAATTTGAAGGCGCTACTTACCCACTTGTACGTGTGGAAATCTCATCAGATTCTCACCCATTCTACACTGGTCGCCAAAAATTCACTCAAGCAGATGGTCGTGTGGATCGCTTCAACAAAAAATACGGTTTCACAAAATAA
- a CDS encoding glucosaminidase domain-containing protein: protein MKDKQVTKFFLACSTLVTCITLGINLTFRHAAHAVIAESGQVSPTATADFITSIGETARQIGQERNLYASVMIAQAVLESSSGQSALSQEPYYNFFGIKGAYNGNSVVMQTWEDDGSGNTYEIDQAFRSYNSLADSLNDYANLLSWNLYADTWKSNTSSYQDATAALTGRYATDTAYADKLNALIEQYGLTSYDEPLVTDEVQETTEQDNQTQQNNQPTKTVNPNYVWNKHRGSYTSSDILAEDEAWLAYIR, encoded by the coding sequence GTGAAAGACAAGCAAGTGACAAAATTCTTTTTAGCTTGTTCGACCTTAGTTACTTGTATAACATTGGGAATTAACCTCACTTTCAGACATGCAGCTCACGCTGTTATTGCTGAATCAGGACAAGTTTCCCCAACAGCGACAGCTGATTTTATTACAAGTATCGGTGAGACAGCTCGACAGATTGGTCAAGAAAGAAATCTTTATGCTTCAGTGATGATTGCTCAAGCTGTTTTAGAATCAAGTAGTGGCCAATCAGCACTTAGCCAAGAACCTTATTATAATTTCTTTGGGATAAAAGGGGCTTATAATGGTAATTCAGTCGTCATGCAGACTTGGGAAGACGATGGTAGTGGAAACACTTATGAGATTGACCAAGCCTTTCGTTCATACAACAGCTTAGCAGACTCACTTAATGACTATGCTAATTTACTAAGTTGGAATCTTTATGCGGATACTTGGAAGTCAAATACCTCTTCTTATCAAGATGCTACAGCAGCTCTAACTGGTCGTTATGCCACAGATACTGCTTACGCAGATAAGTTAAATGCCTTAATTGAGCAGTATGGTTTAACAAGCTATGATGAGCCGTTGGTAACCGATGAAGTTCAAGAAACTACCGAACAAGATAACCAAACTCAACAAAATAATCAACCTACTAAAACCGTTAATCCGAACTACGTTTGGAACAAACACCGCGGTTCATACACTAGTTCAGACATTCTAGCAGAAGACGAAGCTTGGTTAGCTTATATTAGATAA
- a CDS encoding zinc ABC transporter substrate-binding protein AdcA codes for MKKKFLLLINVLALLLVWQVSHIKKVAADDKIKVVTTFYPVYEFTKAVMGDTANVSMLIKAGTEPHDFEPSTKNVATISDADMFVYMDDSMETWVKKVKKSINSDNLTIVRASGDMLLMAGTAEEEGEDHDEHEGHSHEYDPHVWLSPKRAVTLVENIRDAFVAKYPDKADTFKANSAAYIEKLNDLDKAYTDGLSNAKQKSFVTQHAAFGYLALDYGLNQISIAGISPEVEPSAKRIASLTKYVKKYDIKYIYFEENASSKVAATLADEAGVKTKVLNPLESLTNKQIKAGEDYFSVMKENLKALKLTTDVKGKEIKAETDDTKTVQHGYFKDKDVTDRKLSDWTGKWQSAYPYLLDGTLDPVWAYKAKASKGEQTAQEVKDYYTKGYQTDVEQIIIDGKKNKVTFVQNGEKHTYTYKYVGYKILKYEKGNRGVRYLFETDDKDAGEFKYIQFSDHNITSTDVEHFHLFWGNSSQDEILKEMEHWPTYFPAKESGQEIAQHLVAH; via the coding sequence ATGAAGAAGAAATTTCTTTTATTGATAAATGTACTTGCGCTTTTGCTTGTTTGGCAAGTTAGCCACATTAAGAAGGTTGCAGCAGATGACAAGATTAAAGTTGTAACAACTTTTTATCCTGTCTATGAATTTACCAAAGCTGTTATGGGAGATACAGCAAATGTATCAATGCTGATTAAAGCAGGGACTGAACCACATGATTTTGAACCATCTACCAAAAATGTAGCTACCATTTCAGATGCTGATATGTTTGTCTACATGGATGATAGCATGGAAACATGGGTTAAAAAAGTCAAAAAATCAATTAATTCTGATAACCTAACTATCGTTCGAGCAAGCGGTGATATGCTTCTCATGGCTGGTACAGCTGAAGAAGAAGGTGAAGACCATGACGAGCATGAAGGACATAGTCATGAATATGATCCACACGTTTGGTTGTCACCAAAACGCGCAGTTACCTTGGTTGAAAATATCCGAGATGCTTTTGTTGCTAAATACCCTGATAAAGCTGACACTTTTAAAGCTAATAGCGCAGCTTACATTGAAAAACTCAATGACTTAGATAAAGCCTACACAGATGGACTTTCGAATGCTAAACAAAAAAGCTTCGTCACTCAGCATGCTGCTTTTGGTTATTTAGCACTTGATTATGGTTTGAACCAAATCTCAATTGCTGGAATTTCCCCAGAAGTAGAACCATCAGCAAAACGTATTGCAAGCCTTACAAAATACGTTAAAAAATACGATATCAAATACATTTACTTTGAAGAAAATGCGTCAAGTAAAGTTGCCGCAACGTTAGCAGATGAAGCTGGTGTAAAAACAAAAGTTTTAAATCCGCTAGAAAGCTTAACTAACAAACAAATCAAAGCTGGCGAAGATTACTTCTCAGTCATGAAAGAAAATCTGAAAGCTTTGAAATTGACAACTGACGTTAAAGGTAAAGAAATCAAAGCTGAAACAGATGATACCAAAACTGTTCAGCACGGCTATTTCAAAGATAAAGACGTTACTGATCGTAAATTAAGTGACTGGACAGGAAAATGGCAATCTGCTTACCCATACCTTCTTGATGGTACACTTGATCCTGTCTGGGCTTATAAAGCCAAAGCTTCAAAAGGTGAACAAACTGCTCAAGAAGTTAAAGACTATTACACAAAAGGCTACCAAACTGATGTTGAACAAATCATCATTGATGGTAAGAAAAATAAAGTTACTTTTGTTCAAAATGGTGAAAAACATACCTACACTTACAAATACGTTGGTTACAAAATTTTGAAATACGAAAAAGGTAACCGTGGTGTTCGTTATCTTTTTGAAACAGATGACAAAGACGCTGGCGAATTCAAATACATTCAATTTAGCGACCACAATATCACATCAACAGATGTTGAACACTTCCATCTTTTCTGGGGTAACAGTAGCCAAGATGAAATTCTAAAAGAAATGGAACACTGGCCAACTTACTTCCCAGCTAAAGAATCTGGTCAAGAAATTGCCCAACACCTTGTTGCTCACTAA
- a CDS encoding C69 family dipeptidase, protein MACTTILVGKKASYDGSTIIARTEDSQSGDFTPKQFIVVNPEDQPRHYKSVLSSFEIDLPDNPMRYTSVPDALRKDGIWGEAGINEANVAMSETETITTNARVLGADSLVESGIGEEDMLTLVLPYVRTAREGVERLGAILEEYGTYESNGVAISDVDEIWWLETVGGHRWIARRVPDDCYVTNPNQLGIDHFEFNNPDDYMYSSDLREFIEDNNLDLTYSNEHFNPRYAFGSQRDKDRHYNTPRAWAMQRFLNPEIEQDPRSFFIPWAQKPYRKVTIEDVKYVLSNHYQDTEFDPYGPEGNAVTQRAFRTIGINRTSQTAILQLRPDQPHDTTGIQWLAYGSMPFGTMVPFFTQISTTPAYFANTGENVSTDSFYWVNRLIAAIADPHFHQHEGDIEAYVEKTMAAGHARIKRVDAALANGENVDFDVENQAMSDYIQEETQKLLNKILFDASNLMTNRFSVSD, encoded by the coding sequence ATGGCATGTACAACTATATTAGTCGGTAAAAAAGCGTCATATGATGGTTCAACCATCATTGCTCGAACTGAAGATTCACAAAGTGGTGACTTCACACCGAAACAATTTATCGTGGTTAACCCAGAAGACCAACCACGTCATTACAAATCAGTCTTGTCTTCATTTGAGATTGATTTGCCAGACAACCCAATGCGCTATACATCAGTACCAGATGCTTTGCGTAAAGATGGTATCTGGGGAGAAGCTGGTATCAACGAAGCCAATGTTGCCATGAGTGAGACAGAAACTATCACGACAAATGCGCGTGTTTTGGGAGCTGACTCGCTCGTTGAATCTGGTATTGGTGAAGAAGATATGCTAACATTGGTGCTTCCATATGTCCGTACAGCGCGTGAAGGGGTAGAACGCCTCGGTGCTATCCTAGAAGAATACGGAACATATGAATCAAATGGTGTGGCTATTTCAGACGTTGATGAAATTTGGTGGTTAGAAACTGTCGGTGGACACCGCTGGATTGCTCGTCGTGTGCCAGATGATTGTTATGTGACAAATCCAAACCAACTTGGTATTGACCATTTTGAATTTAACAATCCTGATGATTACATGTACTCAAGTGACTTGCGTGAATTCATCGAAGATAATAACTTGGATTTGACATACTCAAATGAACACTTCAATCCACGCTATGCTTTTGGTAGCCAACGTGATAAGGACCGCCACTACAATACACCACGTGCTTGGGCAATGCAACGTTTCTTGAATCCAGAAATCGAGCAAGACCCACGTAGTTTCTTTATTCCATGGGCTCAAAAACCTTATCGTAAAGTCACTATCGAAGATGTCAAATACGTTTTGAGCAACCACTATCAAGACACTGAATTTGACCCATATGGTCCAGAAGGAAATGCTGTGACACAACGCGCATTCCGTACAATTGGTATCAACCGCACAAGTCAAACAGCTATTCTTCAATTGCGACCTGACCAACCACACGACACAACAGGTATCCAATGGTTGGCATACGGTTCAATGCCATTTGGAACAATGGTGCCATTCTTTACTCAAATTTCAACTACACCAGCTTATTTTGCAAATACTGGCGAAAATGTCTCAACAGACTCATTCTATTGGGTAAATCGTTTGATTGCAGCGATTGCTGACCCACACTTCCACCAACACGAAGGTGATATTGAAGCTTATGTGGAAAAAACAATGGCAGCAGGACATGCCCGTATCAAACGTGTTGATGCCGCTTTAGCTAACGGAGAAAACGTTGATTTTGATGTTGAAAACCAAGCGATGAGTGATTACATCCAAGAAGAAACACAAAAACTATTGAATAAAATCCTCTTTGATGCAAGCAATCTTATGACAAACCGCTTCTCAGTAAGCGACTAA
- the whiA gene encoding DNA-binding protein WhiA: MSFTVKVKEELLNLSRFDKSELSAIIKMSGSLGLTAAGLTLSIITENAKVARHIYELIETIYQVQPEIKYHQRTNLRKNRIYTVFVAKNVREILNDLQLADSFFGIEMGITPSILEDDDKGRAYLRGAFLATGTIRDPESGKYQLEIFSVYQDHAEDLANLMRKFILDAKVIEHKNGAVTYLQKAEDIMDFLIVIGAMECKESFEEVKIMRETRNDVNRANNVETANIAKTVTASMKTINNIIKIMDTVGLETLPIELQQVAKIRVENPDYSIQQIADHLEGTLTKSGVNHRLRKINKIANEL; the protein is encoded by the coding sequence ATGAGTTTTACAGTAAAAGTTAAAGAAGAATTGTTGAATTTATCGCGATTTGATAAGAGTGAACTATCAGCTATTATCAAAATGTCAGGAAGCCTCGGCTTAACAGCTGCTGGACTAACTTTGTCAATCATAACAGAAAATGCTAAAGTAGCCCGCCATATCTATGAATTGATTGAAACGATTTACCAGGTTCAGCCTGAGATTAAATACCATCAAAGGACAAATTTACGTAAGAATCGTATTTATACAGTTTTTGTTGCTAAAAATGTCAGAGAAATTTTGAACGACTTGCAGCTGGCTGATTCTTTCTTTGGGATTGAAATGGGAATTACCCCAAGTATCCTAGAAGATGATGATAAGGGACGTGCTTATCTGCGTGGTGCTTTCTTGGCGACTGGGACCATTCGTGACCCAGAGTCAGGAAAATATCAACTGGAAATTTTTTCCGTTTATCAAGACCACGCCGAAGATTTAGCAAACTTGATGCGAAAATTTATCCTTGATGCAAAGGTTATCGAACATAAAAATGGAGCAGTGACTTATCTTCAAAAGGCTGAAGATATCATGGATTTCTTGATTGTCATCGGAGCGATGGAATGTAAAGAAAGCTTTGAAGAAGTTAAGATTATGCGTGAGACGCGCAATGACGTTAACCGTGCCAACAATGTGGAAACAGCTAACATTGCAAAAACCGTGACAGCCAGCATGAAGACCATCAATAACATCATTAAAATCATGGATACCGTTGGACTTGAGACCTTACCAATTGAATTGCAACAAGTGGCTAAGATTCGTGTAGAAAATCCTGATTACTCGATTCAGCAAATCGCAGACCACTTGGAGGGGACCTTGACCAAGAGCGGTGTCAATCATCGATTGCGTAAAATCAATAAAATTGCAAATGAATTATAG
- a CDS encoding YvcK family protein: MRKPKITVIGGGTGIPVILSSLRHEEVDITAIVTVADDGGSSGALRSVMQLTLPGDLRNVLVAMSDMPKFYEKVFQYRFAEGDGPLAGHPLGNLIISGIAEMEGSTYSAMQILTKFFHVTGKIYPASENPLTLHAVFKDGYEVAGESHISGYQGMIDHVYVTNTYNDDEPTASRKVVDAIMDSDMIVLGPGSLFTSILPNLVIPEIKQALVDTKAEVAYVCNIMTQYGETEYFTDADHVEVLNRHLGKDVIDTVLVNIQKVPQDYMDHNKFDEYLVQVEHDFVGLRKQVKRVISSDFLRLENGGAFHNGNYVVEELMNLVRMKKR; this comes from the coding sequence ATGAGAAAACCTAAAATTACCGTTATCGGTGGAGGAACAGGGATTCCAGTTATTTTAAGTAGTTTAAGACACGAAGAGGTCGATATTACAGCCATCGTAACGGTCGCTGATGATGGCGGTAGTTCAGGAGCTTTGCGTTCGGTTATGCAACTGACACTACCTGGAGACCTTAGAAATGTCCTGGTGGCTATGAGTGATATGCCTAAGTTTTACGAAAAAGTCTTTCAATATCGCTTTGCTGAAGGGGATGGTCCGCTTGCTGGACACCCTCTTGGAAATCTTATCATTTCAGGAATCGCTGAAATGGAAGGTTCTACTTACAGCGCCATGCAGATTTTGACAAAATTCTTTCACGTTACAGGGAAAATTTATCCAGCAAGTGAAAACCCATTGACTTTGCATGCTGTTTTTAAAGATGGCTATGAAGTCGCTGGTGAGAGTCACATCTCTGGTTATCAAGGAATGATTGACCATGTTTATGTGACCAATACTTACAATGACGACGAACCAACTGCCAGTCGCAAAGTAGTTGATGCAATCATGGATAGTGACATGATTGTCCTTGGACCTGGTTCTTTGTTTACATCAATTTTGCCAAATTTGGTTATTCCTGAAATCAAGCAGGCACTTGTTGATACCAAAGCTGAAGTTGCTTATGTTTGTAACATCATGACGCAATATGGTGAAACCGAATATTTTACGGATGCTGACCACGTCGAAGTGCTCAATCGTCATCTTGGTAAAGATGTTATTGATACGGTTCTCGTCAATATTCAAAAAGTGCCGCAAGATTACATGGACCACAATAAATTTGATGAATACTTGGTTCAAGTTGAGCATGATTTTGTAGGGCTTCGTAAGCAAGTCAAACGAGTGATTTCATCTGATTTTCTTCGTTTGGAAAATGGCGGAGCTTTTCACAATGGCAACTATGTCGTTGAAGAATTAATGAACCTTGTGAGGATGAAGAAGCGATGA
- the rapZ gene encoding RNase adapter RapZ, with translation MSDKEINLVIVTGMSGAGKTVAIQSFEDLGYFTIDNMPPTLVPKFIELVEKTSDNNRVALVVDMRSRLFFNEITSVLDKIDSNPKIDFKILFLDATDGELVARYKETRRSHPLAADGRILDGIKLERELLAPLKNLSQNVVDTTELTPRQLRKTISEQFTSDENQASFRIEVMSFGFKYGLPLDADLVFDVRFLPNPYYKPELRNQTGLEKDVYDYVMNHEESEDFYQHLIGLIKPILPGYKKEGKSVLTIAIGCTGGQHRSVAFAHRLAEELEADWVVNETHRDKNRRKETVNRS, from the coding sequence ATGTCTGATAAAGAGATTAACTTAGTTATTGTAACTGGGATGAGCGGTGCTGGTAAGACAGTTGCCATTCAATCCTTTGAAGATTTAGGGTATTTTACCATCGATAACATGCCACCAACTTTGGTGCCAAAATTTATTGAATTAGTTGAAAAAACAAGTGACAATAATCGTGTTGCTCTTGTGGTGGACATGCGTAGTCGTCTCTTCTTCAACGAAATTACTTCTGTTTTAGATAAAATTGATTCAAATCCAAAAATCGACTTCAAGATTCTTTTCTTAGATGCAACAGATGGCGAATTGGTAGCTCGTTATAAAGAGACACGTCGTAGTCACCCGTTGGCAGCTGACGGACGTATTTTAGATGGAATCAAGTTAGAACGTGAGTTGCTTGCACCTTTGAAAAACTTGAGCCAAAATGTGGTTGATACAACAGAATTAACCCCTCGTCAATTGCGTAAGACAATTTCTGAACAATTTACAAGTGATGAAAATCAAGCTTCATTTCGTATTGAAGTCATGAGTTTTGGTTTCAAATATGGTTTACCACTCGATGCAGACTTGGTATTTGACGTACGCTTCTTGCCAAATCCATACTACAAACCAGAACTTCGTAATCAAACTGGCCTTGAAAAAGACGTTTATGATTATGTCATGAATCATGAAGAATCAGAAGATTTCTACCAACATTTGATTGGTCTCATTAAACCTATTTTGCCGGGCTACAAAAAAGAAGGAAAATCTGTATTGACCATTGCTATTGGTTGTACAGGAGGTCAACACCGAAGTGTTGCCTTTGCTCATCGCTTAGCTGAAGAGTTAGAAGCGGACTGGGTAGTCAATGAAACCCACCGCGATAAAAATCGTCGCAAGGAGACTGTGAACCGTTCATGA